TCGTCGGCTTCGTGAAGAACCCCGCGTCGCGGGGGATCGTCCAGACACTCAGGAAGAAGGGGGTCGAAGCCCCCTGGAGCGACGACACGGCGCTTTTCACCCGGCTCTTGGAGCGGTGGGACGACGAGGCGGGCGAGCGCCGGACCGACTGTCTCACTTTCACCGACTGGTTCGTCTCCCGCGGCGGCACCGATCGGACGATGGCCGCCGGCGGCGACGCGCTCGGGGTCGACCGCGAACTCGACCCGACGGCGTACGAGGTCGCCTTCTTCCCGATCTACGACCCTCGGACGGACGTCTGCTACCGCGTCGAGTCCCCGGCCGTGTTCGTCCGCGACGACGAGACGCGAGAACGGCTCACCCAGCAGTTGCTCCACGACGTCGCGGTCACCCGCGGCCCGCCGCCGGCCGTCGGGAAGGCTGACGAACTCGCCCGGGTCAGCCAGGGGGAGAAGGCGGCGCTTCGCCGGAAACTCGAGGAGTACCTCGACTCCGATGCCGTTCGCCGGTACGACGAGGAGCGCTGGGGGGTGATGTAGCGTCGAGCAGGTCAGGGCTCGGTGTGCTCGACCTCGATCCGGACCTCGGTGGCGGGGACGCCGACCCGAGCGAACTGCGTGCGGACGTGTTCTTCCGCCGCGGCGAGCGCCTGTTCTTTGGTCTCGAACCCACGGGGCATCGGCGACTCGAACGCGACGTGGATCTCTTGGCCGTCGATCGTCGTCACGGAGCCGCCGCTTTCGACCTCGTAGAACTCGTCGCAGACCCAGACGTACGGCGCTTTCTCGTTCGGCGCGCCTCTGAACGTCGGCGGCGTCTCGCCGCGCTCGTACAGCGTCCCGGTGAGCGCCGTGCCGCCGCCGTGACCGGAGATCAACAACATAGCGTCGGTAGGGGCTCCGACGGGTAAACGCTGTCCGTCGCGGCGGGATCGGCACCCCGTCCGGTCGCGTCACCCGGGACCGATCGACCGTTCGCCACCGTCGTGTCACGGCGCGTGACCGTGGGTGGGGAAAGGGATTTATTCGCGGGTCTCCCTGCCTGAGACATGTCCGACCTCGGTGACTTCACCGACTTCGACGGCTCGTCCACGGCGTCCGACCCCGACACCGAGGGCGGCGACGGGGAGCCGGCCGGTCGGCCCGCGTCGACCGCGACAGCCGACGGGGACGATGCGGTCGCCGACCGCGGCGACGAGTCGAGCTTCGAGTCGTACGAC
This Salinigranum marinum DNA region includes the following protein-coding sequences:
- a CDS encoding DUF7113 family protein; protein product: MLLISGHGGGTALTGTLYERGETPPTFRGAPNEKAPYVWVCDEFYEVESGGSVTTIDGQEIHVAFESPMPRGFETKEQALAAAEEHVRTQFARVGVPATEVRIEVEHTEP